A single Blastopirellula retiformator DNA region contains:
- a CDS encoding alpha/beta hydrolase family protein: MSFRTLAARVLFIVLTIGATEAYAVDLSAAIGESFAAADTLADIQEENADAKACLEGLCWPRGQFAVDVEAAAEEKGDALVRFPSARTTSNPTNDRVAMQWYAARDEEGHAMKAPAIIVVHESGSGMTVGQVMAKGLRNQGFHTFMIQLPGYGLRKVPGEKKNGAEFLIRMKQSIADVRRARDAVAALPLVDADHIAVQGTSLGGFVASDAAALDDGFDSVFLLLSGGDLHDIIHHGHREAAEVRKRLEAAGIQGEALVELINTIEPLRIAHRLDPKRTWLYNGTYDQVVPLENGQALAAAAHLAPEHHVQLSANHYSGVVFIPYVLTHIRSRIDAVEQPKASD, from the coding sequence ATGTCGTTTCGCACGCTCGCAGCACGAGTCTTATTCATTGTGTTGACGATCGGTGCGACCGAGGCTTACGCGGTCGACCTGTCGGCCGCGATTGGGGAGTCGTTTGCGGCCGCCGATACGCTGGCCGATATCCAGGAAGAGAACGCCGACGCCAAGGCCTGTCTGGAGGGACTTTGCTGGCCGCGGGGGCAGTTTGCCGTCGATGTCGAAGCGGCGGCTGAGGAGAAAGGAGACGCCCTGGTCCGCTTCCCGTCCGCCCGGACGACCAGCAACCCGACCAACGATCGCGTCGCCATGCAGTGGTATGCCGCGCGAGACGAAGAGGGCCACGCGATGAAAGCGCCAGCGATCATCGTTGTGCATGAGTCCGGCAGCGGCATGACCGTCGGCCAGGTCATGGCCAAAGGACTCCGCAATCAAGGCTTTCACACCTTCATGATTCAGCTTCCCGGCTACGGCCTGCGGAAGGTACCCGGCGAGAAAAAGAATGGCGCCGAGTTTCTGATTCGGATGAAGCAATCGATCGCCGATGTACGGCGAGCCCGGGATGCGGTCGCGGCGCTGCCGCTGGTCGACGCTGATCATATCGCGGTGCAAGGAACCAGCTTGGGCGGTTTCGTCGCCAGCGACGCGGCGGCGCTCGACGATGGCTTCGATAGCGTCTTCCTGCTTCTCTCTGGCGGCGACCTGCATGACATCATTCACCATGGCCATCGCGAGGCGGCCGAAGTTCGCAAACGCCTGGAAGCGGCCGGCATCCAAGGGGAAGCGCTCGTCGAGTTGATCAACACGATCGAACCGCTGCGAATCGCCCATCGCTTAGATCCCAAGCGAACCTGGCTTTACAACGGCACGTACGACCAGGTTGTGCCGCTCGAGAACGGCCAGGCCTTGGCTGCAGCGGCGCACCTTGCGCCGGAACATCACGTCCAGCTCTCGGCCAATCACTACTCGGGCGTCGTCTTCATTCCGTACGTGCTGACCCATATCCGCAGCCGCATCGACGCGGTCGAACAGCCGAAAGCGTCCGACTAG
- a CDS encoding nucleotidyltransferase family protein → MGRPRFRSFAIVPAAGRSRRMGSDKLLLPYEGRPIIDRVIDAWREGGVDQIVVVVRADHMALRAHLQDSAIELAAVSSPLPEMVDSVRAGLRRLEEKFAPKAGDAWMLAPADLPTLDPAAIREVLAAYDPEAGETLAATYEDRRSHPVLFAWSKAQQVAALPPSGTIRDLFTENSWRGVSIAQARPRDVDVPSDLPLGEGKSEK, encoded by the coding sequence ATGGGCCGGCCTAGGTTTCGCAGCTTTGCGATTGTCCCGGCGGCGGGGCGCAGTCGCCGGATGGGGAGCGACAAGCTGCTGCTTCCCTACGAAGGCCGCCCGATCATTGATCGCGTGATTGACGCCTGGCGCGAAGGCGGCGTCGATCAGATCGTGGTCGTGGTCCGAGCCGATCACATGGCGCTGCGGGCTCACTTGCAAGATTCTGCGATCGAGCTGGCGGCCGTTTCTTCTCCCTTGCCAGAAATGGTTGATTCCGTCCGGGCGGGGCTGCGGCGCTTGGAAGAAAAATTTGCGCCCAAGGCGGGTGATGCCTGGATGCTGGCGCCGGCCGATTTGCCGACGCTCGACCCCGCGGCGATTCGAGAAGTGCTCGCCGCATACGATCCCGAGGCGGGCGAAACGCTTGCAGCAACCTACGAGGATCGCCGGAGTCACCCGGTTCTGTTTGCCTGGAGCAAGGCGCAACAAGTCGCCGCTCTGCCGCCAAGTGGGACGATTCGCGATTTGTTTACCGAAAATTCATGGCGCGGGGTGTCGATCGCTCAGGCTCGCCCCCGGGACGTCGACGTGCCGAGCGATTTGCCGCTGGGCGAAGGAAAATCGGAAAAATAG
- a CDS encoding XdhC family protein — protein MRDVQRQFRMAIQSERPVVVCRLVETRGSTPQKPGATMLVFADGDQAGTLGGGCVEAEVRREALRILSQQSPELLTFQLDSDYGWDDGLICGGRMKVLLDPVGDDARARTYYEQLFVTAEQGGTEAIRIDGGSHELRLFDAAAEPVGALRIVADADEQTIVAGIEPLDCRPRPRIENGYAYLPYPPRCRLIIVGGGHVGKAVAALAQDADFDVVVCDDRGEYLTADRFPGEIERVAGKLDVTLPQLDIDARVFCLIVTRGHNHDEEALSRLIDRGAAYVGMIGSRRKIRLIYDDLREQGVSDDSLAAVFAPVGIDIGSQTVAEIAISIVAQLISVRNLGAARTRELADLKLSHGPA, from the coding sequence ATGCGTGATGTACAGCGTCAATTTCGGATGGCGATCCAAAGTGAGCGGCCCGTCGTCGTTTGTCGACTGGTCGAGACCCGCGGCTCGACTCCGCAAAAGCCAGGCGCCACGATGTTGGTCTTCGCCGATGGCGATCAGGCCGGCACGCTGGGCGGCGGCTGCGTCGAGGCGGAAGTCCGCCGCGAGGCGCTGCGGATTCTCTCCCAGCAATCGCCTGAGTTGCTCACCTTTCAACTCGATTCCGACTACGGTTGGGACGACGGGCTGATCTGCGGCGGGCGGATGAAAGTGTTGCTGGATCCGGTCGGCGATGACGCGAGGGCTCGCACCTATTACGAACAATTGTTCGTTACGGCGGAGCAGGGGGGGACCGAAGCGATTCGGATCGACGGCGGATCGCACGAACTCCGTTTGTTTGACGCCGCGGCCGAGCCGGTCGGCGCTTTGCGAATCGTAGCGGATGCTGACGAGCAAACGATTGTCGCCGGGATCGAACCGCTCGACTGCAGGCCGCGCCCTCGCATCGAAAACGGTTACGCCTATCTACCCTATCCGCCTCGATGCCGCTTGATCATCGTCGGCGGCGGCCATGTTGGCAAAGCGGTCGCAGCGCTGGCGCAAGACGCCGACTTTGACGTCGTCGTTTGTGATGATCGCGGCGAGTATTTGACCGCAGATCGATTTCCGGGCGAGATCGAGCGGGTTGCCGGCAAGCTAGACGTGACCTTGCCGCAACTGGACATTGACGCTCGCGTTTTTTGCCTGATCGTCACCCGCGGGCACAATCATGACGAGGAGGCGTTGTCTCGCTTGATCGACCGAGGCGCCGCCTACGTCGGTATGATCGGTAGTCGCCGCAAGATTCGTTTGATCTACGACGACTTGCGTGAACAAGGAGTCTCCGACGATTCGCTCGCCGCCGTCTTTGCGCCGGTGGGGATCGATATCGGTTCGCAAACGGTGGCCGAGATCGCCATCAGCATCGTCGCTCAGTTGATTTCGGTCCGCAATTTGGGAGCGGCCCGCACGCGCGAGCTTGCCGATTTGAAGCTGTCGCATGGGCCGGCCTAG
- a CDS encoding putative quinol monooxygenase, with the protein MIHVIATIELEPGLRSQFLSAFHDLVPLVHAEKGFIEYGPTIDVDSGLSPQIPLRENVVTVVEKWETIEDLKAHLDAPHMDDYRRRVADIVKGMEIQVLQPA; encoded by the coding sequence ATGATTCACGTAATCGCGACGATCGAGCTGGAGCCGGGCCTGCGAAGCCAATTTTTGTCGGCCTTTCACGATCTGGTCCCCTTGGTGCACGCCGAAAAGGGATTCATTGAATATGGTCCGACCATTGATGTCGACTCGGGCCTGAGCCCGCAGATTCCGCTGCGTGAGAACGTCGTCACGGTCGTCGAGAAGTGGGAGACGATCGAAGACTTGAAAGCCCATTTGGACGCGCCTCACATGGACGACTACCGCCGCAGGGTAGCCGATATCGTGAAGGGGATGGAAATCCAGGTTTTGCAGCCGGCCTAA
- a CDS encoding ABC transporter ATP-binding protein — protein MIELKDFGKDYGTFTAVECLNLKIEAGEMFGFIGPNGAGKSTSIRYLATLLKATRGGGTVNGYSVANEPMKVRHSVGYMPDNFGVYDGMKVWEFLDFFAVAYGIPRTRRKAVITDVLELLDLTYKRNDFVNGLSRGMKQRLCLAKTLVHDPPVLILDEPASGLDPRARLEVKALLKELRKMGKTILISSHILTELADCCTSVGIIERGQLLMHGPIEDVYRRIRKNRILQIKVIDNFDAALSIIRSEPSCVDVDIEADRKMITCELQTDDSGVAALLNKLLANQVQVRSYAEKDPTLEDVFMMVTKGLVT, from the coding sequence ATGATCGAGCTGAAAGACTTCGGCAAAGACTACGGTACGTTCACCGCCGTCGAGTGCTTGAATCTGAAAATCGAAGCTGGCGAAATGTTCGGGTTTATCGGCCCCAACGGCGCTGGCAAAAGCACCAGCATTCGCTACTTGGCGACGCTGTTGAAAGCGACCCGCGGCGGCGGAACCGTCAACGGCTATTCGGTCGCCAACGAGCCGATGAAGGTGCGGCATAGCGTCGGCTACATGCCCGACAACTTCGGCGTTTATGACGGCATGAAGGTCTGGGAGTTTCTCGATTTTTTCGCCGTCGCCTATGGGATTCCGCGCACTCGTCGTAAAGCGGTGATCACCGACGTGCTGGAGCTGCTCGATTTGACGTACAAGCGCAATGACTTCGTCAATGGCTTGTCGCGCGGGATGAAACAGCGTCTTTGCCTGGCGAAGACGTTGGTGCATGACCCGCCGGTGTTAATCCTGGACGAACCGGCCAGCGGTCTTGATCCTCGGGCGCGGCTGGAAGTGAAGGCGCTGCTGAAAGAGCTGCGGAAGATGGGAAAGACGATTCTCATCTCCAGTCACATCCTGACCGAACTGGCCGACTGCTGCACCTCAGTCGGGATAATCGAACGGGGCCAGTTGCTGATGCACGGCCCGATCGAAGACGTCTATCGTCGCATCCGCAAGAATCGCATTCTGCAGATCAAGGTTATCGACAACTTCGACGCCGCGTTGTCGATCATTCGCAGCGAGCCGAGTTGCGTTGACGTCGATATCGAAGCCGATCGCAAGATGATCACCTGCGAACTGCAAACCGACGACAGCGGCGTTGCCGCGTTGCTCAACAAACTGCTCGCCAACCAGGTCCAGGTCCGCAGCTATGCGGAGAAAGACCCGACGTTGGAAGACGTGTTTATGATGGTGACGAAGGGGCTGGTGACGTAG
- the coaD gene encoding pantetheine-phosphate adenylyltransferase: MSEKNPKFAVYTGSFDPVTLGHLNLIERSSRLVDRLIIGIGTNDQKVGLFSPDERVELVRRVTQHVPNVDVLHFSGLAVDFVRSVGASAMIRGIRPLTDIAGEFTMMMANRKLDPGIETVFLMADEEYGHVSSSLLKQITPLAGDEQLAKFVPREIIADVRSKIPSA, encoded by the coding sequence ATGTCTGAGAAAAATCCCAAATTCGCCGTCTATACCGGTTCGTTTGATCCGGTGACGCTCGGCCATTTGAACCTGATTGAGCGGAGCAGCCGCCTGGTCGACCGCTTGATCATCGGCATCGGTACCAACGACCAGAAGGTGGGGCTGTTTTCGCCGGACGAGCGGGTCGAGTTGGTCCGCCGCGTCACGCAGCATGTCCCCAACGTCGATGTGCTGCACTTCAGCGGTCTGGCGGTCGACTTCGTCCGGTCAGTGGGCGCCAGTGCGATGATCCGCGGCATTCGTCCGCTGACCGACATCGCCGGCGAGTTCACGATGATGATGGCCAATCGCAAGCTCGATCCCGGCATCGAGACCGTCTTTCTGATGGCGGACGAAGAGTACGGCCACGTCTCCAGCTCACTCTTAAAGCAGATCACGCCGCTGGCCGGCGACGAGCAGTTGGCGAAGTTCGTCCCCCGCGAAATCATCGCCGATGTCCGCAGCAAGATACCGTCCGCCTAG